One window of the Rhodococcus sovatensis genome contains the following:
- a CDS encoding rhodanese-like domain-containing protein, protein MTIARMLEEARAKIDRITVFELRDAVARGAIVVDIRPQAQRAVEGTLPGALAIERNVLEWRLDPTSDARLVAAVDHDIEWIVICSEGYTSSLAAASLQELGLHKSTDLVGGYKALKSAGLLGVLTQAAHCVREAEAISAH, encoded by the coding sequence ATGACCATCGCCCGGATGTTGGAAGAAGCACGCGCCAAGATCGACCGCATCACCGTCTTCGAGTTGCGCGACGCTGTCGCCCGCGGTGCGATCGTCGTCGACATTCGGCCGCAGGCGCAGCGAGCCGTCGAAGGAACGCTGCCCGGCGCGCTGGCGATCGAGCGCAATGTCCTCGAGTGGCGTCTCGATCCGACTTCGGATGCGCGCCTGGTTGCGGCAGTCGATCACGACATCGAGTGGATCGTCATCTGCTCCGAGGGATACACCTCCAGCCTGGCTGCGGCGTCGCTGCAGGAGCTCGGGTTGCACAAGTCCACCGATCTGGTCGGTGGGTACAAGGCACTCAAGTCCGCAGGCCTGCTCGGTGTGCTGACTCAGGCCGCGCACTGCGTGCGCGAAGCCGAGGCCATCTCGGCGCACTGA
- a CDS encoding type III pantothenate kinase, with translation MLLAVDIRNTSTTLGLFSGSGDHAKLLRDWRMRTDPRVTADELALMVRGLIGAEVDQITGVSALSTVPSVLRETRTMLGRYWEHVPHVVVEPGVRTGVPLLVDNPKEVGADRIVNTLAAHDLYGSACIVVDFGTTTCVDVVSAKGEFLGGAIAPGLEISTAAMASRSAALREVELMRPRSVVGKNTVECMQAGAVFGFAGLVDGLVGRVRRELAEFAGSDVAVIGTGDSAPLIMAESSAIEHHEPDLTLEGLRLVFERNLAKRRIR, from the coding sequence ATGCTTCTCGCAGTCGACATCCGCAACACGTCGACGACCCTCGGGCTGTTCAGCGGTAGTGGCGATCATGCGAAGTTGTTGCGCGACTGGCGGATGCGAACCGATCCACGGGTCACCGCTGATGAACTGGCGCTGATGGTGCGCGGGCTCATCGGTGCCGAAGTGGATCAGATCACCGGAGTGTCGGCCCTGTCCACGGTGCCGTCGGTGCTACGTGAGACTCGGACGATGCTCGGGCGGTACTGGGAGCATGTTCCCCATGTCGTCGTGGAACCCGGTGTGCGTACCGGTGTCCCACTGCTCGTGGACAATCCGAAAGAAGTCGGCGCAGACCGCATCGTGAATACCTTGGCGGCCCACGATCTGTACGGAAGCGCTTGCATCGTAGTAGATTTCGGGACGACGACCTGTGTGGACGTCGTATCGGCGAAAGGCGAGTTTCTCGGTGGAGCAATCGCGCCTGGCCTCGAAATCTCGACGGCGGCGATGGCGTCGAGATCAGCGGCGCTGCGTGAAGTCGAGTTGATGCGTCCGCGATCGGTCGTCGGAAAGAACACGGTCGAGTGCATGCAGGCCGGCGCTGTCTTCGGTTTCGCGGGCCTAGTGGATGGACTCGTCGGGCGAGTCAGACGCGAATTGGCCGAGTTCGCGGGTAGCGACGTGGCGGTGATCGGAACCGGTGACAGTGCACCGCTGATCATGGCGGAGAGCTCGGCGATCGAGCACCACGAACCGGATCTGACGCTCGAGGGGCTGCGGTTGGTCTTCGAGCGCAATCTCGCCAAAAGGCGCATTCGCTAG
- a CDS encoding cysteine dioxygenase family protein → MPTRLQPHDLLRITDEGASDVLEGRFDHLLPDGGVWPTEERWATRLHTDDDLDVWLISWVPDRSTELHDHAGSLGALTVLSGSLVEYRWAGAGLKRRRLDAGDQASFPLGWVHDVMRAPAADIPTPEAPTLSVHAYSPPLTAMSYYEVTDKSSLRRTRSELTDEPEGPSK, encoded by the coding sequence CTGCCGACCCGGTTGCAGCCCCATGACCTGCTACGCATCACCGATGAAGGCGCCTCCGATGTCCTCGAAGGCCGGTTCGATCACCTGCTTCCCGACGGCGGGGTCTGGCCCACCGAGGAACGTTGGGCGACCCGACTGCACACCGACGACGACCTCGACGTCTGGCTCATCAGTTGGGTCCCGGACCGTTCGACCGAGCTGCACGACCACGCCGGCTCGCTCGGTGCATTGACAGTCCTGAGTGGCTCACTCGTCGAATATCGTTGGGCTGGTGCCGGACTCAAGCGTCGGCGTCTCGACGCTGGTGATCAAGCCTCGTTCCCGCTCGGGTGGGTTCACGACGTGATGAGGGCCCCTGCAGCCGACATCCCGACACCCGAAGCGCCGACGTTGAGCGTGCACGCCTATTCACCGCCACTGACGGCTATGTCGTACTACGAAGTGACAGACAAGTCCTCGCTCCGCAGAACCCGATCCGAGCTGACCGACGAACCCGAAGGGCCTTCGAAATGA
- a CDS encoding Rossmann-like and DUF2520 domain-containing protein — protein MNSPELTADPAPARLTVGIVSAGRVGTALGEALERVGHLVVGCAAVSEASLRRARTRLPDSQILPVDEVATRAELLVLAVPDTELGSLAAGLAATGVIAPGKLVVHTSGANGIGVLEPLTALGAIPLAIHPAMTFTGYPEDTDRLSRACFGITAADEIGYAVAQAIVLELGGEPVHVTEANRALYHAALAHGSNHLVTLIADAVDALQVALDGPGFPGTDTDHDWERSPRSGRETEVAQRVLAPLVTAALENALQRGQSALTGPVARGDLDAVRTHLDVLGAVDPRIAAGYRALSLRSAQRIGASAELLDFLKGDR, from the coding sequence GTGAACTCACCTGAGCTCACTGCTGACCCTGCACCCGCGCGTTTGACGGTAGGAATCGTCTCGGCCGGACGTGTGGGCACAGCCCTCGGCGAGGCTCTCGAGCGCGTCGGGCACCTGGTGGTGGGTTGTGCGGCGGTATCGGAGGCTTCGCTTCGCCGCGCTCGAACTCGACTCCCCGACTCGCAGATCCTGCCGGTCGACGAGGTCGCCACCCGCGCCGAACTGCTCGTTCTCGCTGTTCCGGACACCGAGCTCGGATCGCTCGCCGCCGGGCTGGCGGCGACGGGCGTCATCGCACCGGGCAAGCTCGTCGTACATACCTCCGGCGCCAACGGAATAGGCGTACTCGAACCGCTGACAGCTCTTGGGGCGATCCCGCTCGCAATCCATCCCGCGATGACGTTCACCGGGTACCCCGAGGACACCGATCGACTGTCCCGCGCGTGTTTCGGAATCACCGCGGCCGACGAGATCGGCTACGCAGTCGCCCAGGCGATCGTTCTGGAACTGGGCGGGGAACCTGTCCACGTCACAGAAGCGAACCGTGCGCTGTATCACGCGGCCCTCGCGCACGGCTCGAATCATCTCGTCACTCTTATCGCAGATGCAGTCGACGCTCTTCAGGTTGCTCTCGACGGCCCTGGATTCCCGGGTACGGACACCGACCATGACTGGGAGCGCAGCCCGCGGAGTGGCCGTGAAACCGAGGTGGCCCAACGTGTTCTGGCTCCGCTGGTGACTGCGGCTCTGGAGAACGCGCTACAACGCGGGCAGTCGGCACTGACTGGTCCGGTTGCGCGTGGCGACCTGGACGCCGTGCGCACCCACCTCGACGTGTTGGGAGCGGTAGATCCGCGTATCGCGGCCGGCTACCGAGCACTGTCTCTTCGTTCGGCGCAGCGAATCGGAGCTTCTGCCGAACTCCTCGACTTTCTGAAAGGTGATCGATGA
- the folK gene encoding 2-amino-4-hydroxy-6-hydroxymethyldihydropteridine diphosphokinase, producing the protein MTRVVLSIGSNVGDSLAHLRSVTAELGPRLVSASAVFSSEPWGGVEQQDFLNAVVVADDQARGPYQWLEFAREREEAAERVRAVRWGPRSLDVDIVVCRSLVGDDLVSADPELLLPHPRAHQRAFVLTPWLDIEPDATLTVGDDARSVSTWLASLPDSERASVRRTDMTLDTSR; encoded by the coding sequence ATGACGCGCGTCGTCCTCTCGATCGGAAGCAACGTCGGAGATTCGCTTGCCCACCTCCGGTCCGTGACCGCCGAACTCGGGCCACGCCTTGTCAGTGCGTCAGCAGTGTTTTCGTCGGAGCCCTGGGGAGGCGTCGAGCAGCAGGATTTTCTCAACGCCGTCGTCGTGGCCGACGATCAGGCGCGTGGGCCGTACCAGTGGCTCGAGTTCGCGAGGGAGCGAGAGGAAGCAGCCGAACGTGTGCGCGCCGTACGGTGGGGGCCTCGAAGTCTCGATGTCGACATCGTCGTCTGCAGATCGCTCGTGGGCGACGACCTGGTCAGCGCCGACCCCGAGTTGCTCCTGCCGCATCCGCGCGCTCACCAGCGGGCCTTCGTTCTCACGCCCTGGTTGGACATCGAGCCCGACGCAACGTTGACGGTCGGTGACGACGCCCGCAGCGTCTCGACGTGGCTTGCATCGCTCCCCGACTCCGAACGCGCGAGCGTACGACGGACCGACATGACGCTGGACACATCCCGATGA
- a CDS encoding ATP-dependent Clp protease ATP-binding subunit, which yields MFERFTDRARRVVVLAQEEARMLNHNYIGTEHILLGLIHEGEGVAAKSLESLGISLEGVRSQVEEIIGQGQQAPSGHIPFTPRAKKVLELSLREALQLGHNYIGTEHILLGLIREGEGVAAQVLVKLGADLNRVRQQVIQLLSGYQGKEPSESGSSRGEAGTPSTSLVLDQFGRNLTQAALEGKLDPVIGRAKEIERVMQVLSRRTKNNPVLIGEPGVGKTAVVEGLAQAIVNGEVPETLKDKQLYTLDLGSLVAGSRYRGDFEERLKKVLKEINTRGDIILFIDELHTLVGAGAAEGAIDAASILKPKLARGELQTIGATTLDEYRKYIEKDAALERRFQPVQVGEPTVEHTIEILKGLRDRYEAHHRVSITDGALVAAATLADRYINDRFLPDKAIDLIDEAGARMRIRRMTAPPDLREFDDKIADARREKESAIDAQDFEKAANLRDKEKQLVQQRAEREKQWRSGDLDVIAEVDDEQIAEVLGNWTGIPVFKLTEEETTRLLRMEDELHKRIIGQVEAVKAVSKAIRRTRAGLKDPKRPSGSFIFAGPSGVGKTELSKALANFLFGEDDALIQIDMGEFHDRFTASRLFGAPPGYVGYEEGGQLTEKVRRKPFSVVLFDEIEKAHQEIYNTLLQVLEDGRLTDGQGRTVDFKNTVLIFTSNLGTSDISKAVGLGFSSGEGTGSNYERMKLKVNDELKKHFRPEFLNRIDDIVVFHQLTKDEIIQMVDLMLNRVEGALKNKDMAIEVTEKAKSLLAKRGFDPVLGARPLRRTIQREIEDQLSEKILFGEIEAGQIILVDVENWDGEGQGEDAKFTFRGEKKAIVVPDELPVDLAKAAGDDSE from the coding sequence ATGTTCGAGAGGTTCACCGATCGCGCGCGGCGTGTTGTCGTCCTGGCTCAAGAAGAAGCCCGGATGCTCAACCACAACTACATCGGCACGGAGCACATTCTGCTTGGCCTCATCCACGAGGGTGAAGGCGTCGCAGCCAAGTCTCTGGAGTCGTTGGGTATCTCCCTTGAAGGAGTCCGCAGCCAGGTCGAAGAGATCATCGGCCAGGGTCAGCAGGCTCCGTCCGGTCATATCCCGTTCACCCCGCGCGCCAAGAAAGTACTCGAGCTCAGTTTGCGTGAAGCGCTGCAGCTCGGCCACAACTACATCGGAACCGAGCACATTCTGCTGGGTCTGATTCGCGAAGGCGAAGGCGTCGCGGCTCAGGTTCTGGTCAAGCTCGGAGCCGACCTCAACCGGGTGCGCCAGCAGGTCATCCAGTTGCTGTCCGGGTACCAGGGCAAGGAACCGTCGGAATCCGGCAGCAGTCGCGGCGAGGCGGGAACGCCGTCCACGTCGCTCGTGCTCGATCAGTTCGGTCGCAACCTGACCCAGGCTGCACTCGAAGGCAAGCTCGACCCGGTTATCGGGCGCGCAAAGGAAATCGAGCGCGTCATGCAGGTCCTGAGCCGCCGCACCAAGAACAACCCTGTCCTCATCGGCGAGCCCGGTGTCGGTAAGACCGCTGTCGTCGAGGGCCTCGCACAGGCCATCGTCAACGGCGAGGTACCCGAGACGCTCAAGGACAAGCAGCTCTACACCCTCGACCTCGGATCCCTGGTCGCAGGCAGCCGCTACCGCGGTGACTTCGAAGAGCGCCTGAAGAAGGTTCTCAAGGAGATCAACACTCGCGGCGACATCATCCTGTTCATCGACGAGCTGCACACGCTCGTGGGTGCAGGTGCGGCCGAGGGCGCTATCGACGCGGCCTCGATCCTCAAGCCGAAGTTGGCTCGTGGCGAGCTGCAGACCATCGGTGCGACCACGCTGGACGAGTACCGCAAGTACATCGAGAAGGACGCGGCACTTGAGCGTCGTTTCCAGCCCGTCCAGGTCGGCGAGCCGACCGTCGAGCACACCATCGAGATCCTCAAGGGTCTGCGCGACCGCTACGAGGCTCACCACCGCGTCTCGATCACCGACGGTGCTCTCGTGGCGGCGGCAACACTCGCCGACCGGTACATCAACGATCGGTTCTTGCCGGACAAGGCAATCGACCTCATCGACGAGGCGGGCGCGCGGATGCGCATCCGCCGGATGACCGCGCCGCCAGACCTGCGGGAATTCGACGACAAGATCGCCGACGCTCGCCGCGAGAAGGAATCTGCGATCGACGCGCAGGACTTCGAGAAGGCTGCGAACCTGCGTGACAAGGAAAAGCAGCTCGTTCAGCAGCGCGCCGAGCGGGAAAAGCAGTGGCGAAGCGGTGACCTCGACGTCATCGCCGAGGTCGACGACGAGCAGATCGCCGAGGTTCTCGGAAACTGGACCGGTATCCCCGTCTTCAAGCTCACCGAGGAGGAGACCACCCGTCTGCTCCGCATGGAAGACGAGCTGCACAAGCGGATCATCGGGCAGGTCGAGGCCGTCAAGGCAGTCTCGAAGGCCATCCGTCGTACGCGTGCGGGTCTGAAGGATCCCAAGCGTCCGTCCGGCTCGTTCATCTTCGCCGGCCCGTCCGGTGTCGGTAAGACCGAGCTGTCGAAGGCACTCGCGAACTTCCTGTTCGGCGAGGACGATGCACTCATCCAGATCGATATGGGCGAGTTCCACGACCGCTTCACCGCGTCGCGACTCTTCGGTGCTCCTCCCGGATACGTCGGATACGAAGAGGGCGGCCAGCTCACCGAGAAGGTCCGTCGCAAGCCGTTCTCCGTCGTGCTGTTCGACGAGATCGAGAAGGCACACCAGGAGATCTACAACACGCTCCTGCAGGTGCTCGAAGACGGTCGTCTCACCGACGGCCAGGGACGCACGGTCGACTTCAAGAACACCGTGCTGATCTTCACCTCGAACCTCGGTACCTCGGACATCTCGAAGGCAGTCGGCCTCGGCTTCTCCTCGGGTGAGGGCACCGGCTCCAACTACGAGCGGATGAAGCTCAAGGTCAACGACGAGCTGAAGAAGCATTTCCGCCCGGAGTTTCTCAACCGTATCGACGACATCGTCGTGTTCCACCAGCTCACCAAAGACGAGATCATTCAGATGGTCGATCTCATGCTCAACCGAGTCGAAGGTGCGCTCAAGAACAAGGACATGGCGATCGAGGTCACCGAGAAGGCGAAGTCGCTCCTCGCGAAGCGCGGATTCGACCCGGTACTGGGTGCGCGGCCGTTGCGCCGCACCATCCAGCGCGAGATCGAGGA
- a CDS encoding DUF3180 domain-containing protein translates to MKTTRVLDLLGLTVVAAIATWLLVRSFYGSLPPISVLAGASLYPIAVGELILGFVVRSRIGGSRVGDGPQQLHPITAARALALAKASALVGAGVTGVWIGFLLYVAPLASTVRAASDDVGGAIVGLVAGLALVGSALWLEQCCRAPKDGSGESR, encoded by the coding sequence ATGAAGACGACTCGCGTGTTGGACCTGCTCGGTCTTACCGTCGTCGCAGCGATTGCGACGTGGTTGCTGGTGCGGTCGTTCTACGGTTCGCTCCCGCCGATCTCGGTACTGGCTGGGGCGTCGCTCTATCCGATCGCAGTCGGCGAACTGATCCTGGGGTTCGTCGTTCGATCTCGGATCGGCGGAAGCCGAGTCGGAGACGGGCCGCAGCAGCTGCACCCGATTACCGCAGCACGGGCTCTTGCGCTGGCGAAAGCGTCAGCTCTGGTCGGGGCAGGAGTGACTGGAGTATGGATCGGGTTTCTGCTGTACGTGGCGCCGCTGGCTTCGACTGTCCGCGCCGCATCCGACGATGTCGGCGGGGCAATCGTGGGTCTCGTCGCGGGCCTTGCGCTCGTCGGATCCGCGTTGTGGCTCGAACAGTGCTGTCGAGCGCCGAAGGATGGATCCGGCGAGTCACGATGA
- the panD gene encoding aspartate 1-decarboxylase, whose product MFRTMMKSKIHRATVTHADLHYVGSVTVDQDLMEAADLLEGEQVTIVDIDNGARLETYVITGERGSGVIGINGAAAHLVNPGDLVILIAYGVMDEQECKDYAPRVVFVDEKNRPVELGSDPAYAPEGSGLITPRTLRADSVLV is encoded by the coding sequence ATGTTTCGCACGATGATGAAGTCGAAGATCCATCGAGCAACGGTGACTCATGCCGACCTGCATTACGTGGGATCGGTGACCGTCGACCAGGATCTGATGGAGGCCGCTGATCTGCTCGAAGGCGAGCAAGTCACCATCGTCGACATCGACAACGGTGCCCGTCTGGAAACCTACGTGATCACCGGTGAGCGTGGCAGTGGCGTCATCGGAATCAACGGTGCAGCAGCGCATCTGGTGAACCCGGGCGATCTTGTCATTCTGATCGCATACGGCGTGATGGACGAGCAGGAATGCAAGGACTACGCGCCGCGGGTTGTGTTCGTGGACGAGAAGAACCGTCCGGTAGAGCTGGGCAGTGACCCTGCATATGCGCCGGAGGGGTCCGGCCTGATCACCCCTCGCACGCTGCGTGCAGACTCCGTGCTGGTGTAG
- the lysS gene encoding lysine--tRNA ligase: protein MTDAAAPTIDDTPEQLRIRRAKRDRLLEQGQEPYPVSVARTHSLREIRDLFPALEADSTTGQLVGVAGRVIFVRNTGKLCFATLQEGDGTQLQAMISLAGVGEDALVAWKSDVDLGDFVFVHGEVISSRRGELSVMADSWQIASKALRPLPVAHKELNEETRIRQRYLDLIMRPEAREVARKRIAVVRELRNALERRGFLEVETPMLQTLHGGAAARPFVTHSNALDTDLFLRIAPELFLKRCVVGGIEKVFEINRNFRNEGADSSHSPEFAMLETYEAYGTYDDSARMTRELVQEVAQAALGTQVVLLPDGTTYDLSGEWTTLEMYPSLSEAIGVTITPETGVDELLQLADKVGLEIPRKDGKPIYGHGKLVEELWEHQIGDDLFAPTFVRDFPVETSPLTRQHRSIAGVTEKWDLYVRGFELATGYSELVDPVIQRERFEDQARQAAAGDDEAMVLDEDFLAAMEQGMPPTTGTGMGIDRLLMALTGLGIRETILFPIVKPQG, encoded by the coding sequence GTGACTGACGCAGCTGCCCCGACGATCGACGACACTCCGGAACAGCTACGGATTCGTCGTGCCAAGCGGGACCGGCTGCTCGAACAGGGCCAGGAGCCCTATCCCGTCTCGGTTGCGCGTACGCACTCGCTTCGCGAGATCCGCGACCTCTTTCCGGCGCTAGAGGCCGATTCGACGACGGGCCAACTCGTCGGTGTGGCGGGCCGAGTCATCTTCGTCCGCAATACCGGAAAGCTGTGCTTCGCGACGCTCCAGGAGGGCGACGGCACTCAGCTCCAGGCGATGATCAGTCTGGCTGGGGTCGGCGAGGACGCGCTCGTTGCGTGGAAGTCCGACGTCGACCTCGGTGACTTCGTGTTCGTGCACGGCGAGGTCATCTCCAGCCGTCGCGGCGAGCTCAGCGTGATGGCCGACTCCTGGCAGATCGCGTCCAAGGCGCTGCGTCCACTTCCCGTCGCACACAAGGAACTGAACGAAGAGACGCGGATCCGGCAGCGCTACCTGGACCTCATCATGCGACCGGAAGCCCGCGAGGTCGCCCGCAAGCGCATCGCCGTCGTTCGTGAACTGCGCAACGCGCTTGAACGTCGCGGATTTCTCGAAGTCGAGACTCCGATGCTGCAGACGTTGCACGGCGGTGCTGCCGCTCGGCCGTTCGTGACGCACTCCAACGCGTTGGACACCGATTTGTTCCTGCGAATCGCACCGGAGCTGTTCCTCAAGCGCTGCGTAGTCGGAGGAATCGAGAAGGTCTTCGAGATCAACCGGAACTTCCGCAACGAGGGCGCCGACTCGTCGCACTCACCGGAATTCGCGATGCTCGAGACCTACGAGGCCTACGGCACGTACGACGACTCGGCGAGGATGACTCGTGAGCTGGTCCAGGAAGTCGCGCAGGCAGCTCTCGGTACGCAGGTTGTCCTGCTTCCCGACGGCACTACCTACGACCTGAGCGGCGAGTGGACGACGCTCGAGATGTACCCGTCGTTGTCGGAGGCCATCGGTGTCACCATCACCCCGGAGACCGGCGTCGACGAGCTCCTCCAGCTGGCCGACAAGGTCGGACTGGAGATTCCGCGCAAGGATGGCAAGCCCATCTATGGGCACGGCAAGCTCGTCGAGGAACTGTGGGAACACCAGATCGGCGACGACCTGTTCGCGCCGACGTTCGTTCGAGATTTCCCGGTCGAGACTTCCCCGCTGACTCGTCAGCACCGCAGCATTGCAGGCGTCACCGAGAAGTGGGATCTCTACGTTCGCGGATTCGAGCTGGCAACCGGCTACTCGGAGCTGGTCGATCCTGTGATCCAGCGCGAACGGTTCGAGGATCAGGCGCGTCAGGCTGCGGCAGGCGACGACGAGGCGATGGTGCTCGACGAAGACTTCCTTGCGGCGATGGAACAAGGCATGCCGCCCACCACCGGAACCGGAATGGGAATCGATCGCCTGCTGATGGCGTTGACCGGACTCGGTATTCGCGAAACGATTCTGTTCCCGATCGTCAAGCCGCAGGGCTGA
- the panC gene encoding pantoate--beta-alanine ligase: MTLAGSFKAGETTVHHDPLVVNSVSKALRAVGKTVSLVPTMGALHAGHLHLVRQAKRTGAVVIVSIFVNPLQFGAGEDLDAYPRTLDADVELLRAEGVELVFAPSAADMYPSGPRTTVHPGPLGGELEGASRPTHFEGMLTVVAKLLQIAAPHAAYFGEKDYQQLTLIRQMVRDLNFDVKIFGVPTVREQDGLALSSRNRFLDAGQRDAAVVLSAALVAGAHAAAGGAPAILATARGVLDSVAEVKVDYLELRGVDLGPAPEFGDGRLLVAARVGTTRLIDNVGVAVGTGFLAGMELAE; encoded by the coding sequence ATGACGCTGGCAGGTAGCTTCAAGGCGGGTGAAACGACCGTCCACCATGACCCTCTTGTGGTGAACTCGGTGTCGAAAGCTCTTCGGGCCGTAGGTAAGACCGTGTCTCTGGTGCCGACCATGGGGGCGTTGCATGCGGGGCACCTCCATCTCGTCCGCCAGGCAAAGCGGACGGGTGCGGTCGTCATCGTGTCGATCTTCGTCAACCCGCTTCAGTTCGGCGCCGGCGAAGACCTCGACGCGTACCCGCGGACGCTCGACGCGGACGTCGAACTGCTGCGTGCGGAGGGCGTCGAGCTCGTCTTCGCGCCCTCGGCTGCCGATATGTATCCCTCGGGACCTCGAACGACCGTCCATCCTGGTCCGCTCGGCGGCGAGCTGGAAGGTGCGAGCCGGCCGACGCATTTCGAGGGAATGCTGACCGTCGTCGCGAAACTGTTGCAGATCGCTGCTCCCCACGCCGCCTATTTCGGCGAAAAGGACTACCAGCAACTGACGCTGATCCGGCAGATGGTGCGGGACTTGAATTTCGACGTCAAGATCTTCGGCGTTCCGACCGTTCGGGAGCAGGACGGGCTGGCGCTGTCCTCACGTAATCGTTTCCTCGATGCAGGACAGCGGGATGCCGCTGTGGTCCTGTCTGCTGCTCTTGTTGCGGGTGCACATGCCGCGGCCGGGGGAGCGCCGGCGATCCTGGCCACGGCGCGTGGGGTTCTCGACTCTGTGGCCGAGGTGAAGGTCGACTACCTCGAACTCCGGGGAGTGGATCTCGGCCCTGCTCCCGAGTTCGGCGACGGTCGACTGCTCGTGGCAGCCAGGGTCGGAACCACACGATTGATCGACAACGTGGGGGTCGCCGTGGGCACCGGTTTTCTGGCAGGAATGGAGCTTGCGGAATGA
- a CDS encoding DUF6779 domain-containing protein: MTEQTRAKAGRRSRRSASQLFIAALVMFGIAASVLLLFSENIQWLRVGLVSALWAAIVGAFAMTKYRRESVADQTKAKDLQTVYELQLAREISARREYELGVEARVRSEVQVETSEIAALRAELAHLRNNLQMLFDGNLPTERVALRAEATRMAELGGSRNYDSYQPAPSGLYVPGRPNAAGSHDAEVPDGADAGQVGSVPGLATPYDEPVTAETSVVYPDTSNGRAPTRDYYSESTRVTPSRRPEPRVPGGGRPTPTPPRVSGPVRRPTTPADSDAADYGSAVENVGEVQGPESSTATSWDDYATESDSPPAFEQADAAETADYPRDAGDAVLSQPSDDFAPAPAPAPAQTPDPTPAPTQTPDPEPASANESTSGQWDLPEPAPRRRRRADPDAAASSGAHSNGRSVAEILAGLQTGENEPTERRHRRRAD; the protein is encoded by the coding sequence ATGACCGAACAGACTCGCGCGAAAGCCGGCCGTCGCTCGCGGCGCAGTGCGAGCCAACTGTTCATCGCAGCGCTCGTCATGTTCGGGATAGCCGCGAGCGTTCTTCTGTTGTTCAGTGAGAACATCCAGTGGCTTCGTGTCGGACTGGTGTCGGCGCTGTGGGCCGCGATTGTCGGCGCCTTCGCGATGACCAAGTACCGGCGGGAATCTGTCGCCGACCAGACGAAGGCGAAGGACCTCCAGACCGTGTACGAGCTACAGCTCGCACGCGAGATCTCCGCGCGTCGCGAGTACGAACTCGGCGTCGAAGCTCGGGTCCGGAGTGAGGTGCAGGTCGAGACAAGCGAGATCGCGGCGCTACGTGCAGAGCTCGCTCACCTCCGGAACAACCTGCAGATGCTGTTCGACGGCAACCTCCCGACCGAACGCGTCGCCCTGCGCGCGGAAGCGACCAGGATGGCGGAACTCGGCGGCAGTCGAAATTACGACAGCTACCAGCCTGCACCGTCGGGACTGTACGTGCCCGGACGGCCGAATGCGGCAGGCTCGCACGACGCAGAGGTCCCCGACGGCGCAGATGCCGGACAAGTCGGGTCGGTGCCGGGTCTCGCTACCCCGTACGACGAACCAGTCACAGCCGAAACCTCGGTCGTGTATCCGGATACGTCGAACGGTCGCGCACCAACTCGCGATTACTACTCTGAATCGACGCGAGTGACCCCTTCTCGACGTCCGGAGCCACGAGTACCTGGTGGCGGCCGACCGACCCCGACGCCTCCGCGCGTGTCGGGACCCGTGCGGCGACCTACAACTCCTGCTGATTCGGATGCTGCCGACTACGGCAGTGCTGTCGAGAACGTCGGTGAAGTGCAGGGACCGGAGAGCAGTACAGCGACGTCGTGGGATGACTACGCAACGGAATCCGACTCGCCGCCGGCCTTCGAGCAGGCGGACGCTGCCGAAACCGCGGACTACCCGCGGGATGCGGGCGATGCCGTGTTGTCGCAGCCGTCGGACGATTTCGCCCCAGCCCCAGCCCCAGCCCCAGCCCAGACCCCCGACCCGACCCCGGCACCGACCCAGACCCCTGACCCGGAGCCGGCGAGCGCCAACGAGTCCACGTCCGGACAATGGGATCTCCCCGAGCCTGCTCCGCGCCGTCGGCGTCGGGCAGACCCGGACGCGGCGGCGAGCTCGGGAGCTCACTCCAACGGCCGGTCCGTGGCGGAAATCCTCGCTGGGCTTCAGACAGGTGAAAACGAGCCGACCGAGCGTCGACACCGCCGCCGCGCCGACTGA